One Setaria italica strain Yugu1 chromosome II, Setaria_italica_v2.0, whole genome shotgun sequence DNA segment encodes these proteins:
- the LOC101766992 gene encoding probable mixed-linked glucan synthase 8 isoform X1, whose amino-acid sequence MAPPQAPANGGAGNGSVVVAGGTAASVLEVESNGAGGDHNGVSDNGGGGAAPSVAANGNGKQGAERRRRSKKKKPAVSPKDRYWTPIDGKEAAAALEDGGEDGRRPLLFRTYRVKGILLHPYRLLTLLRLIAIVLFFIWRIRHPHADGMWLWWISMVGDLWFGVTWLLNQVAKLNPIKRVPDLALLKQQFDDLPDGNSNLPRLDVFINTVDPINEPMIYTMNSILSILAVDYPVDRTATYLSDDGGSIIHYEGLLETANFALLWVPFCRKHCIEPRAPESYFAVKSRPYTGNVPDEFVDDHRRMSREYDEFKVRLDALFTKIPERSDAYNAEAKEGAKATWMADGTQWPGTWFDPAENHKKGQHAGIVKVMLNHPGDEPQFGAPASAANPLDFSAVDVRLPMLVYISREKSPDYDHQKKAGAMNVQLRVSALLTNAPFIINFDGDHYVNNSLAFRAAMCFMLDRRDGDNTAFVQFPQRFDDVDPTDRYCNHNRVFFDATLLGLNGIQGPSYVGTGCMFRRIAVYGIDPPRWRSDDFKIVDNANKFGNSMSFINSIPSAANQEWSMTSPPADEESIKEELDNVMKCAYEEGTEFGKEIGWVYNIATEDVVTGFRLHRTGWRSMYCRIEPDAFRGTAPINLTERLYQILRWSGGSLEMFFSHCPLLAGRRLNFMQQVAYTNMTAYPISSVFLVFYLLFPVIWIFRGEFYIQKPFPTYVLYLVIVIVMTELIGMVEIKWAGLTLLDWIRNEQFYIIGATAVYPLATLHIVLKLVFRGKGVSFKLTAKQATSTVNEKYAEMYMVHWTPLLIPTIVVIAVNVGAIGAAIGKAIVGGWSLLQMADASLGLVFNAWILLLIYPFALGIMGRWSKRPYLLFIFFVIAFVVVAAVVFAIHAARTGSVRFHFSHSGGASFPTSWGF is encoded by the exons ATGGCTCCTCCTCAGGCGCCGGcgaacggcggcgccggcaacgGAAGCGTCGTCGTtgccggcggcacggcggcgtcggtgcTGGAGGTGGAGAGCAATGGTGCCGGCGGCGACCATAACGGGGTCAgcgacaacggcggcggcggggcggcgccgtcggTGGCGGCGAACGGCAACGGCAAGCAGGGGgcggagaggaggcggaggagtaAGAAGAAGAAGCCAGCGGTCAGCCCGAAGGACAGGTACTGGACGCCGATCGACGGgaaggaggcagcggcggctctggaggacggcggcgaggatgggcgGCGGCCGCTGCTGTTCCGGACGTACAGGGTCAAGGGCATCCTCCTGCATCCCTACAG GTTACTGACCCTGCTCAGGTTGATTGCTATCGTCCTATTTTTCATATGGCGTATCAGGCACCCACACGCGGATGGCATGTGGCTCTGGTGGATATCGATGGTTGGAGATTTGTGGTTTGGTGTTACTTGGTTGCTAAATCAAGTCGCAAAGCTCAACCCTATCAAGCGTGTCCCAGACCTTGCCCTCTTGAAACAACAGTTCGATGATCTCCCTGATGGCAACTCTAATCTCCCTAGACTTGATGTTTTCATCAACACTGTTGATCCAATAAATGAGCCTATGATATACACTATGAACTCTATCCTATCCATTCTTGCTGTAGACTACCCAGTTGATAGGACTGCTACATACCTCTCGGATGATGGTGGCTCAATAATCCACTATGAAGGCTTGCTTGAGACTGCAAATTTTGCTTTGCTGTGGGTTCCCTTTTGCAGAAAGCATTGCATTGAGCCAAGAGCTCCTGAGAGCTATTTTGCAGTAAAGTCACGCCCGTACACAGGAAATGTACCAGATGAGTTTGTTGATGATCATAGGCGCATGTCTAGGGAGTATGATGAGTTCAAGGTGCGTTTGGATGCACTTTTTACTAAAATCCCCGAACGCTCAGATGCATACAATGCAGAGGCCAAAGAAGGTGCAAAGGCAACCTGGATGGCAGATGGAACACAGTGGCCAGGAACATGGTTTGACCCTGCTGAGAACCACAAGAAAGGACAACATGCAGGAATTGTTAAG GTTATGTTAAACCACCCAGGCGATGAACCTCAATTTGGTGCTCCAGCAAGTGCTGCAAATCCTCTAGACTTCAGTGCTGTTGATGTGCGTCTCCCAATGCTCGTCTACATCTCCCGTGAGAAGAGCCCAGACTATGACCATCAAAAGAAAGCAGGGGCCATGAATGTACAGCTGCGGGTCTCTGCCCTTCTGACTAACGCACCCTTCATCATCAACTTTGATGGCGACCACTACGTCAACAACTCGCTGGCCTTCCGTGCTGCAATGTGCTTCATGCTCGATCGGCGTGATGGAGACAACACTGCTTTTGTTCAGTTCCCACAGCGCTTTGATGATGTCGACCCAACAGACAGGTATTGCAATCACAACCGTGTCTTCTTCGATGCCACCTTACTCGGTCTAAATGGCATCCAGGGACCTTCCTATGTTGGCACTGGTTGCATGTTCCGCCGAATTGCTGTCTATGGTATTGACCCACCTCGTTGGAGATCTGATGACTTCAAGATAGTGGACAATGCCAACAAGTTTGGCAACTCAATGTCCTTCATCAACTCCATACCATCAGCTGCAAACCAAGAATGGTCcatgacatcaccaccggcaGATGAGGAGTCAATCaaggaagaacttgataatGTCATGAAGTGTGCATATGAGGAAGGTACTGAATTTGGCAAGGAAATAGGCTGGGTGTACAACATTGCTACAGAGGATGTGGTGACCGGCTTCCGACTGCACCGGACAGGGTGGCGCTCTATGTACTGCCGTATAGAACCAGATGCTTTCCGTGGCACTGCGCCAATCAACCTCACTGAGCGCCTCTACCAGATTCTGCGCTGGTCAGGCGGTTCCCTTGAAATGTTCTTCTCACACTGCCCGCTCCTTGCTGGTCGTCGACTCAACTTCATGCAGCAAGTTGCCTACACCAACATGACAGCCTACCCAATCTCATCGGTCTTCCTTGTTTTCTATCTCCTCTTCCCAGTCATATGGATCTTCCGCGGCGAGTTCTACATACAGAAGCCATTCCCCACCTATGTGCTGTACCTTGTCATAGTGATAGTGATGACAGAGCTCATCGGTATGGTCGAAATCAAGTGGGCAGGCCTCACGTTGCTGGATTGGATTCGCAATGAGCAGTTCTACATCATTGGGGCAACAGCTGTGTACCCATTAGCAACGCTGCACATAGTGCTGAAGCTAGTCTTTCGTGGAAAGGGTGTCTCATTCAAGCTGACTGCGAAGCAGGCTACAAGCACCGTGAACGAGAAGTATGCTGAGATGTATATGGTGCATTGGACACCGTTGCTGATCCCCACAATAGTGGTGATAGCTGTAAATGTCGGTGCGATTGGGGCGGCGATTGGCAAGGCAATTGTTGGGGGATGGTCACTCCTGCAGATGGCGGATGCGTCCCTCGGCCTGGTGTTCAACGCATGGATCCTGCTGCTGATCTACCCCTTTGCACTTGGGATCATGGGACGGTGGAGCAAGAGGCCCTATCTCCTGTTTATCTTCTTTGTGATTGCCTTTGTTGTAGTCGCAGCGGTGGTTTTTGCCATCCATGCTGCACGCACTGGTTCTGTTCGGTTCCACTTCAGTCATTCAGGTGGTGCTAGTTTCCCTACAAGCTGGGGTTTTTAG
- the LOC101766992 gene encoding probable mixed-linked glucan synthase 8 isoform X2, which translates to MRTVQSELLTLLRLIAIVLFFIWRIRHPHADGMWLWWISMVGDLWFGVTWLLNQVAKLNPIKRVPDLALLKQQFDDLPDGNSNLPRLDVFINTVDPINEPMIYTMNSILSILAVDYPVDRTATYLSDDGGSIIHYEGLLETANFALLWVPFCRKHCIEPRAPESYFAVKSRPYTGNVPDEFVDDHRRMSREYDEFKVRLDALFTKIPERSDAYNAEAKEGAKATWMADGTQWPGTWFDPAENHKKGQHAGIVKVMLNHPGDEPQFGAPASAANPLDFSAVDVRLPMLVYISREKSPDYDHQKKAGAMNVQLRVSALLTNAPFIINFDGDHYVNNSLAFRAAMCFMLDRRDGDNTAFVQFPQRFDDVDPTDRYCNHNRVFFDATLLGLNGIQGPSYVGTGCMFRRIAVYGIDPPRWRSDDFKIVDNANKFGNSMSFINSIPSAANQEWSMTSPPADEESIKEELDNVMKCAYEEGTEFGKEIGWVYNIATEDVVTGFRLHRTGWRSMYCRIEPDAFRGTAPINLTERLYQILRWSGGSLEMFFSHCPLLAGRRLNFMQQVAYTNMTAYPISSVFLVFYLLFPVIWIFRGEFYIQKPFPTYVLYLVIVIVMTELIGMVEIKWAGLTLLDWIRNEQFYIIGATAVYPLATLHIVLKLVFRGKGVSFKLTAKQATSTVNEKYAEMYMVHWTPLLIPTIVVIAVNVGAIGAAIGKAIVGGWSLLQMADASLGLVFNAWILLLIYPFALGIMGRWSKRPYLLFIFFVIAFVVVAAVVFAIHAARTGSVRFHFSHSGGASFPTSWGF; encoded by the exons ATGCGCACTGTGCAATCCGA GTTACTGACCCTGCTCAGGTTGATTGCTATCGTCCTATTTTTCATATGGCGTATCAGGCACCCACACGCGGATGGCATGTGGCTCTGGTGGATATCGATGGTTGGAGATTTGTGGTTTGGTGTTACTTGGTTGCTAAATCAAGTCGCAAAGCTCAACCCTATCAAGCGTGTCCCAGACCTTGCCCTCTTGAAACAACAGTTCGATGATCTCCCTGATGGCAACTCTAATCTCCCTAGACTTGATGTTTTCATCAACACTGTTGATCCAATAAATGAGCCTATGATATACACTATGAACTCTATCCTATCCATTCTTGCTGTAGACTACCCAGTTGATAGGACTGCTACATACCTCTCGGATGATGGTGGCTCAATAATCCACTATGAAGGCTTGCTTGAGACTGCAAATTTTGCTTTGCTGTGGGTTCCCTTTTGCAGAAAGCATTGCATTGAGCCAAGAGCTCCTGAGAGCTATTTTGCAGTAAAGTCACGCCCGTACACAGGAAATGTACCAGATGAGTTTGTTGATGATCATAGGCGCATGTCTAGGGAGTATGATGAGTTCAAGGTGCGTTTGGATGCACTTTTTACTAAAATCCCCGAACGCTCAGATGCATACAATGCAGAGGCCAAAGAAGGTGCAAAGGCAACCTGGATGGCAGATGGAACACAGTGGCCAGGAACATGGTTTGACCCTGCTGAGAACCACAAGAAAGGACAACATGCAGGAATTGTTAAG GTTATGTTAAACCACCCAGGCGATGAACCTCAATTTGGTGCTCCAGCAAGTGCTGCAAATCCTCTAGACTTCAGTGCTGTTGATGTGCGTCTCCCAATGCTCGTCTACATCTCCCGTGAGAAGAGCCCAGACTATGACCATCAAAAGAAAGCAGGGGCCATGAATGTACAGCTGCGGGTCTCTGCCCTTCTGACTAACGCACCCTTCATCATCAACTTTGATGGCGACCACTACGTCAACAACTCGCTGGCCTTCCGTGCTGCAATGTGCTTCATGCTCGATCGGCGTGATGGAGACAACACTGCTTTTGTTCAGTTCCCACAGCGCTTTGATGATGTCGACCCAACAGACAGGTATTGCAATCACAACCGTGTCTTCTTCGATGCCACCTTACTCGGTCTAAATGGCATCCAGGGACCTTCCTATGTTGGCACTGGTTGCATGTTCCGCCGAATTGCTGTCTATGGTATTGACCCACCTCGTTGGAGATCTGATGACTTCAAGATAGTGGACAATGCCAACAAGTTTGGCAACTCAATGTCCTTCATCAACTCCATACCATCAGCTGCAAACCAAGAATGGTCcatgacatcaccaccggcaGATGAGGAGTCAATCaaggaagaacttgataatGTCATGAAGTGTGCATATGAGGAAGGTACTGAATTTGGCAAGGAAATAGGCTGGGTGTACAACATTGCTACAGAGGATGTGGTGACCGGCTTCCGACTGCACCGGACAGGGTGGCGCTCTATGTACTGCCGTATAGAACCAGATGCTTTCCGTGGCACTGCGCCAATCAACCTCACTGAGCGCCTCTACCAGATTCTGCGCTGGTCAGGCGGTTCCCTTGAAATGTTCTTCTCACACTGCCCGCTCCTTGCTGGTCGTCGACTCAACTTCATGCAGCAAGTTGCCTACACCAACATGACAGCCTACCCAATCTCATCGGTCTTCCTTGTTTTCTATCTCCTCTTCCCAGTCATATGGATCTTCCGCGGCGAGTTCTACATACAGAAGCCATTCCCCACCTATGTGCTGTACCTTGTCATAGTGATAGTGATGACAGAGCTCATCGGTATGGTCGAAATCAAGTGGGCAGGCCTCACGTTGCTGGATTGGATTCGCAATGAGCAGTTCTACATCATTGGGGCAACAGCTGTGTACCCATTAGCAACGCTGCACATAGTGCTGAAGCTAGTCTTTCGTGGAAAGGGTGTCTCATTCAAGCTGACTGCGAAGCAGGCTACAAGCACCGTGAACGAGAAGTATGCTGAGATGTATATGGTGCATTGGACACCGTTGCTGATCCCCACAATAGTGGTGATAGCTGTAAATGTCGGTGCGATTGGGGCGGCGATTGGCAAGGCAATTGTTGGGGGATGGTCACTCCTGCAGATGGCGGATGCGTCCCTCGGCCTGGTGTTCAACGCATGGATCCTGCTGCTGATCTACCCCTTTGCACTTGGGATCATGGGACGGTGGAGCAAGAGGCCCTATCTCCTGTTTATCTTCTTTGTGATTGCCTTTGTTGTAGTCGCAGCGGTGGTTTTTGCCATCCATGCTGCACGCACTGGTTCTGTTCGGTTCCACTTCAGTCATTCAGGTGGTGCTAGTTTCCCTACAAGCTGGGGTTTTTAG